CAGGCGATTACCTGCTACTATCAGCCGACTACTCCCAAATAGAGTTGCGCCTTATGGCGCATATGAGTGCCGACCCCGCCATGCTCGAGGCTTTTGAAAAAGGGCAGGATATTCACGCTGCAACCGCAGCAAAAATATTCAGGATACCCCTGAATGAGGTTACTGCAGACCAACGCCGGAAGGCAAAAACAGCCAACTTTGGAATGATATACGGCATATCAGCGTTTGGCTTATCGCAGCGGTTAGGTATTTCAAGAACCGAAGCAAAGGAGCTGATTGATGGCTACTTCACAACCTACAAGGGAGTGAAGGAGTACATGGAAAAATGCGTATCGCAGGCTCGTGAGCGGGGATGGGTTGAAACCATTTTTGGACGTAAGCGCTACCTGCCCGATATCAACTCAAACAACCAGGTGGTTCGTGGGCTTGCTGAGCGGAACGCAATTAATGCTCCCATTCAGGGCTCGGCCGCCGATATCATCAAAATGGCGATGATTAGAATTCACGACGAGTTCAAGAGTGGCAAGCTAAAGTCCAAAATGATAATTCAGGTACACGACGAGTTGGTATTCGATGTTTACCGCCCAGAGCTAGATGAGGTAAAAGCAATTGTAAAGAAATGCATGGAGGGTGCAGCCACACTAAGCGTTCCGCTGGAGGTGGAGATTGGTACTGGCAGCAACTGGCTTGAGGCGCACTAGTCTTGCTTGTCGGCCCAGGGCGAGGGATTAATGGACTCGTCAACCACATATTCGCCATAGCGTTCAGCTATTAGGCTTAGGAGTGAGTAAACCTCATCGGGGTTAAGTGTGGTTAGTAGTTTTAGCCTGATATCCTTGAAGTGTGGTAATCCTTTAAAGTATGAACCAAAATGCCTTCGCATTTCGAGCATTCCGGTTTTGGCTCCTTTAACCTGCAGCGAACGCTCAAAGTGCAAGCGGGCAATTTCAACCTTTTCAGCGGTAGAGAGGGGTTTCATAAGCTCACCGGTTTTAAGGTAATGCTTCACCTCAGCAAAAATCCATGGACGACCATAGGTGGCGCGCCCAATCATAATTCCATCAACCCCGTAACGGGTAAACATCTCCTTGGCCTTAATTGGACTATCAATATCGCCGTTGCCTATAACGGGAATGTGCATCCGAGGATTACTCTTAACCTCACCAATGAGTGTCCAATCGGCTTTGCCGGTGTAAAGTTGAGCGCGGGTGCGGCCATGAATGGTAATGGCCTTTATCCCAACATCCTGAAGGCGTTCAGCAATTTCAACAATATTTTTCGATTGGTCGTCCCAACCCAAGCGGGTTTTAACTGTAACTGGCAAATGGGTAGCCTCCACAATTCGGCGAGTCATCTCAACCATTTTGGGAACATCGCGCATCATACCTGAGCCTGCGCCGCGGTTGGCAATCTTTTTAACCGGGCATCCAAAGTTTATGTCAATAACATCGGGGTTTGCCTCGGTAGCAACCCGGGCAGCCTCAACCATGCTCTCAATTATATGGCCGTAAAGCTGAATGCCAATGGGTCGTTCGTAATCGTAAATGGTTAGTTTTGCTACGCTGCTCCCAGCATCGCGGATAAGCCCATCGGCATTAATAAACTCAGTATACATCATATCGGCACCAAAGTGTTTGCACATATAACGGAACGATGGGTCGGTTACATCCTCCATGGGAGCCAGTAACACTGGTTTATCGCCTAAATCAATATTCCCTATTTTCATCCATTTGATTTTGCCATGCAAAAATATCAAAAGAAAACTGTTAAAGGCTTTGTTGAAAGCTGATATGAATTACTTTTGTAAAAATTTTTTAGTTTATGGAATATGGGTCTTTTGAATCAAAATCATTTATTGGAAAGATGGTGATTTTTGGAGCAATCATTTTTGTTAGCTCCACGTTTT
This region of Tenuifilum sp. 4138str genomic DNA includes:
- the dusB gene encoding tRNA dihydrouridine synthase DusB, with amino-acid sequence MKIGNIDLGDKPVLLAPMEDVTDPSFRYMCKHFGADMMYTEFINADGLIRDAGSSVAKLTIYDYERPIGIQLYGHIIESMVEAARVATEANPDVIDINFGCPVKKIANRGAGSGMMRDVPKMVEMTRRIVEATHLPVTVKTRLGWDDQSKNIVEIAERLQDVGIKAITIHGRTRAQLYTGKADWTLIGEVKSNPRMHIPVIGNGDIDSPIKAKEMFTRYGVDGIMIGRATYGRPWIFAEVKHYLKTGELMKPLSTAEKVEIARLHFERSLQVKGAKTGMLEMRRHFGSYFKGLPHFKDIRLKLLTTLNPDEVYSLLSLIAERYGEYVVDESINPSPWADKQD